One Actinospica robiniae DSM 44927 genomic region harbors:
- a CDS encoding putative T7SS-secreted protein, which produces MSLDVVFDSSFVDSNTYPNLGFNPAPGVPGDVEVLENMVTKATSSMQESGQLLDQLRDSDSGVWVGAAGDAFRQHFNDKLVTDLQHAQQSLTEACGTIQNWYKDLVGFKQTAQNLDQEAAAAREALQNAKNQVSQAKSNPNLNLINEIFTDPQALQQAQSALDQAESALNDANAAEQQANDELNSILQRARQLQQEVDSAARNYASQLENATKGLAPHKPGWFSSMMHDIGSAFSAVGKWVEAHADAIHSILSTVSAIAGLVALCTPPPVDLVAGAIAMGAGAGALAMDLANPKTRAALGGLMTGHFTKANIEAAVTTGGDLLSAIPGVGALKDIGDAKKLGTAAEDAAKSIPSLVSKLPQIGKDGAEVAEDAAKSSSKIANLVTLKAHQLSMGTKGVASVVEKVSGSALSDAAKLNVELGMRTKKVASNLYHDFQEAF; this is translated from the coding sequence ATGTCACTGGACGTCGTGTTCGACTCGTCCTTCGTCGATAGCAACACCTATCCGAACCTGGGCTTCAACCCGGCGCCGGGCGTGCCCGGGGACGTCGAGGTGCTGGAGAACATGGTCACCAAGGCCACGAGCTCCATGCAGGAGTCCGGACAGCTGCTCGACCAGCTGCGCGACTCCGACTCGGGCGTGTGGGTGGGCGCGGCGGGCGACGCGTTCCGCCAGCACTTCAACGACAAGCTCGTCACGGACCTGCAGCACGCGCAGCAGTCGCTGACCGAGGCCTGCGGCACGATCCAGAACTGGTACAAGGACCTCGTCGGCTTCAAGCAGACCGCGCAGAACCTGGACCAGGAGGCCGCCGCCGCGCGCGAGGCCCTGCAGAACGCGAAGAATCAGGTCTCGCAGGCGAAGTCGAACCCGAATCTCAACCTGATCAACGAGATCTTCACCGACCCGCAGGCGCTGCAGCAGGCGCAGTCCGCGCTCGACCAGGCCGAGTCCGCGCTCAACGACGCGAACGCGGCCGAGCAGCAGGCGAACGACGAGCTCAACTCGATCCTGCAGCGGGCGCGGCAGTTGCAGCAGGAGGTCGACTCGGCGGCGCGCAACTACGCCTCGCAGCTGGAGAACGCGACGAAGGGCCTCGCCCCGCACAAGCCCGGCTGGTTCTCGAGCATGATGCACGACATCGGCAGCGCGTTCAGCGCCGTCGGCAAGTGGGTCGAGGCGCACGCCGACGCCATCCACTCGATCCTCTCCACGGTCTCGGCCATCGCCGGCCTGGTCGCCCTGTGCACGCCGCCGCCGGTGGACCTGGTGGCCGGCGCCATCGCGATGGGGGCCGGCGCGGGCGCGCTCGCGATGGACCTCGCGAACCCGAAGACGCGGGCCGCCCTCGGCGGCCTGATGACCGGCCACTTCACCAAGGCGAACATCGAGGCCGCGGTGACCACCGGCGGCGACCTGCTGAGCGCGATACCCGGCGTGGGCGCGCTCAAGGACATCGGCGACGCGAAGAAGCTCGGCACGGCCGCGGAGGACGCGGCGAAGTCGATCCCGTCGCTGGTGAGCAAACTGCCCCAGATCGGCAAGGACGGCGCGGAGGTCGCCGAGGACGCCGCCAAGAGCTCGTCCAAGATCGCCAACCTGGTCACGCTCAAGGCGCACCAGCTCAGCATGGGCACGAAGGGTGTCGCCTCCGTCGTCGAGAAGGTCAGCGGCAGCGCGCTCAGCGACGCCGCCAAGCTCAACGTCGAGCTCGGCATGCGGACGAAGAAGGTCGCCTCCAACCTGTACCACGACTTCCAGGAAGCCTTCTGA
- a CDS encoding beta-glucosidase family protein gives MHIGLKSRRPRLLVAVTAFGALTAAVCGGTASAASHQNPVPVITGDARVDRLISQMTLDEKLSMIEGEAEVASSSDQYQAGYLPGIARLGIPSLKLSDGPPGVITRQDSTGMTSTMGVAATFSTTDAQANGKVIGSDGKALGQDVVLEPFVNMDRDTSWSRGFNTFGEDPLLTGQTGAAEITGIQSQGEMAQVKHYIAYDGGNNVDVDSQTLHEIYLQPFQDAVNAGVSSVMCSYNEINGYQSCDNSTDLTQILRNELGFKGFVDSDWGANHGTTYINAGLDLEMPGGGGPSGVGLPSYFSSSAMKAAISSGSVQISAVNTAVGRILYEMDRFGLLSGASKHNVTPENTKADEATVLATAQDSATLLQNNGNALPLSSGSLSSLALIGPGAGQTIATNSGGEAAGGLLSQQTSALSALTSDTKGSGAHIDYAVADDLTGVPVPASALSHSGQPGLVRTTSGSSTTTVDPQLNFTAAGKNALKAGSTESWAGTLTVPSAGQYWLNIQAIGGTAGLTVDGKTLATVGAGFGPSPRYGVVHATDGSAPTGTPDGLANDRTLVQLSAGAHTLAVAENPDVSGNPVQVRLNWVTPAQQQANTDAAVASAKSAKTAVVFVWDTGSGDLSTALPDGQDQLIEKIAAVNKNVIVVLQANQPIAMPWLGSVKSVLDTYYGGDQAGVAAANLLLGRTDPSGHLPFTWPKSLDQEVAHDSAHPERSSNGVDSSGQACTASSNPFASSTCLTTYSEGLDIGYRYFDATNETPLYPFGYGLSYTNFAYSGLHTAKANDGGLNVSFTVRNTGKSAGTAVPQVYLGAPATIPSGVQFVDNALAAYGRVDLAAGQSKTVTLHVPLRQLQYWTDASGWTTATGNRPVNVADDERSTQLTATVDISSN, from the coding sequence GTGCACATAGGACTTAAATCACGACGGCCGAGGCTCCTCGTCGCCGTCACCGCCTTCGGAGCCCTGACCGCCGCCGTGTGCGGCGGGACGGCTTCGGCCGCCTCCCACCAGAACCCGGTGCCGGTCATCACCGGCGACGCCCGCGTGGACCGGCTCATCAGCCAGATGACGCTGGACGAGAAGCTCTCGATGATCGAGGGCGAAGCCGAGGTCGCCAGCTCCTCCGACCAGTACCAGGCCGGATACCTGCCGGGCATCGCGCGCCTCGGGATCCCCTCGCTCAAGCTGTCGGACGGCCCTCCCGGGGTGATCACCCGTCAGGACTCGACCGGCATGACCTCGACCATGGGCGTGGCCGCGACGTTCTCCACCACCGACGCGCAGGCCAACGGCAAGGTCATCGGCTCCGACGGCAAGGCGCTGGGCCAGGACGTGGTGCTGGAACCCTTCGTCAACATGGACCGCGACACCTCGTGGAGCCGCGGGTTCAACACCTTCGGCGAGGACCCGCTGCTGACCGGCCAGACCGGCGCCGCGGAGATCACCGGGATCCAGAGCCAGGGCGAGATGGCCCAGGTCAAGCACTACATCGCGTACGACGGCGGCAACAACGTCGACGTCGACTCGCAGACCCTGCACGAGATCTACCTGCAGCCGTTCCAGGACGCCGTCAACGCGGGCGTGTCCTCGGTGATGTGCTCGTACAACGAGATCAACGGCTACCAGTCCTGCGACAACTCGACCGACCTGACGCAGATTCTGCGCAACGAGCTCGGGTTCAAGGGCTTCGTGGACTCGGACTGGGGTGCGAACCACGGCACCACGTACATCAACGCCGGCCTCGATCTGGAGATGCCGGGCGGGGGCGGGCCTTCGGGCGTGGGCCTGCCGAGCTACTTCTCCTCCTCGGCGATGAAGGCGGCCATCTCCTCCGGCTCCGTCCAGATCTCCGCGGTCAACACCGCGGTCGGACGGATCCTGTACGAGATGGACCGCTTCGGCCTGCTCTCGGGCGCCTCCAAGCACAACGTCACGCCGGAGAACACGAAGGCCGACGAGGCGACCGTGCTGGCGACGGCACAGGACTCTGCGACGCTGCTGCAGAACAACGGCAATGCGCTGCCGCTCTCGTCGGGTTCCCTGTCCTCGCTCGCGCTGATCGGTCCGGGCGCCGGCCAGACGATCGCGACCAACAGCGGCGGCGAGGCGGCCGGCGGTCTGCTCAGCCAGCAGACCAGCGCCCTCAGTGCCCTGACGTCGGACACCAAGGGCAGCGGCGCGCACATCGACTACGCCGTGGCCGACGACCTGACCGGCGTCCCCGTGCCCGCCTCGGCTTTGTCCCACAGCGGACAGCCCGGTCTGGTCCGCACGACCAGCGGTTCGTCCACGACGACCGTTGACCCGCAGCTGAACTTCACCGCCGCCGGCAAGAACGCGCTCAAGGCCGGCAGCACCGAATCCTGGGCCGGCACACTCACCGTGCCGAGCGCCGGTCAGTACTGGCTGAACATCCAGGCCATCGGCGGCACCGCGGGCCTGACCGTGGACGGCAAGACCCTCGCCACGGTCGGCGCCGGGTTCGGCCCGTCACCGCGCTACGGCGTCGTGCACGCCACCGACGGCAGCGCTCCGACCGGCACGCCCGACGGCCTGGCGAACGACAGGACCCTGGTTCAGCTCTCGGCGGGCGCGCACACCCTCGCGGTGGCGGAGAACCCTGATGTGTCCGGGAACCCGGTGCAGGTGCGGCTGAACTGGGTCACCCCGGCCCAGCAGCAGGCGAACACCGACGCCGCCGTCGCCTCGGCGAAGTCGGCCAAAACCGCGGTCGTCTTCGTCTGGGACACCGGCTCGGGCGACCTGTCCACGGCGCTGCCGGACGGCCAGGACCAGCTGATCGAGAAGATCGCGGCCGTCAACAAGAACGTCATCGTCGTGCTCCAGGCCAACCAGCCGATCGCCATGCCGTGGCTCGGCAGCGTCAAGTCGGTCCTGGACACCTACTACGGCGGCGACCAGGCCGGCGTGGCCGCAGCGAACCTGCTGCTCGGCCGCACCGACCCGAGCGGGCACCTGCCCTTCACCTGGCCCAAGTCCCTCGACCAAGAAGTCGCGCACGACTCGGCTCACCCCGAGCGCAGCAGCAACGGCGTCGACAGCAGCGGCCAGGCGTGCACGGCGTCGTCGAACCCCTTCGCCAGCAGCACCTGCCTCACCACGTACTCCGAGGGCCTCGACATTGGCTACCGCTACTTCGACGCCACGAACGAGACCCCGCTCTACCCCTTCGGCTACGGCCTGTCGTACACGAACTTCGCCTACTCCGGCCTGCACACGGCCAAGGCGAACGACGGCGGCCTCAACGTCAGCTTCACCGTCCGCAACACCGGCAAGTCGGCCGGAACCGCGGTGCCGCAGGTCTACCTCGGCGCCCCGGCCACCATCCCGTCCGGCGTGCAGTTCGTGGACAACGCCCTGGCCGCATACGGGCGGGTCGACCTCGCCGCCGGCCAGAGCAAGACCGTGACCCTGCACGTACCGCTGCGTCAGCTCCAGTACTGGACCGACGCATCCGGCTGGACCACCGCGACCGGCAACCGCCCGGTCAACGTCGCCGACGACGAGCGCAGCACCCAGCTGACCGCGACCGTCGACATCAGCAGCAACTGA
- a CDS encoding TIGR02452 family protein: protein MSKYKGIADANEEIIAAGRYTAPSGAIVELDRALAAACAGTVSYAPDGLDRLLADAKADAVAGSEPTQVEVTHDSSMTAAWRLHQEGAGRVAVLNFASARNAGGGYLGGARAQEEDLCRVSALYTTLRQAPDYYAAHRASKDPAYSHRVIYSPDVPVYRDVRYRLLEAPYQVSFLTSPAPNAGVIARDRTAGSTAVAELLAARAARVLAVAAHHGHRSLVLGAWGCGVFRNDPAHVAAAFQRNLAPGGAFAGTFERIVFAILDKTAGQPNLAAFRTAFGPAATQGPVTVEPCRSR, encoded by the coding sequence ATGAGCAAGTACAAGGGCATCGCCGATGCCAACGAGGAGATCATCGCGGCGGGCCGGTACACGGCGCCGAGCGGCGCGATCGTGGAGCTCGACCGCGCACTGGCGGCCGCGTGCGCCGGCACCGTCTCCTACGCACCGGATGGCCTGGACCGGCTGCTCGCCGATGCCAAAGCCGATGCCGTAGCCGGATCCGAGCCGACGCAGGTCGAGGTTACCCACGATTCGAGCATGACCGCTGCGTGGCGGCTACACCAAGAGGGCGCGGGTCGCGTCGCGGTGCTGAACTTCGCCTCGGCGCGCAACGCCGGCGGCGGCTACCTCGGCGGCGCACGGGCGCAGGAGGAGGATCTGTGCCGAGTATCAGCGCTCTACACGACACTTCGTCAGGCTCCTGACTACTACGCCGCGCATCGGGCTTCGAAGGACCCTGCCTACAGCCACCGCGTCATCTATTCGCCCGACGTCCCGGTGTACCGCGACGTGCGATACCGGCTGCTCGAGGCGCCGTACCAGGTGTCGTTCCTGACCAGCCCGGCTCCGAACGCCGGAGTCATCGCCCGCGACCGAACGGCCGGGAGCACCGCCGTCGCCGAACTGCTTGCGGCGCGAGCCGCGCGCGTTCTGGCCGTGGCCGCCCACCACGGCCACCGTTCGCTCGTCCTCGGAGCGTGGGGCTGCGGCGTCTTCCGCAACGATCCGGCCCACGTCGCAGCCGCCTTCCAGCGGAACCTGGCCCCCGGCGGCGCCTTCGCGGGCACGTTCGAGCGGATCGTGTTCGCCATCCTGGACAAAACGGCGGGCCAGCCGAACCTGGCGGCGTTTCGCACCGCCTTCGGTCCGGCTGCAACACAGGGCCCTGTTACGGTAGAGCCATGTCGATCGAGGTGA
- a CDS encoding phytanoyl-CoA dioxygenase family protein, whose protein sequence is MVTEDQADEFRTTGLLRLPGAFPPAAAEAMRERLWEFLAERDVIDRDAPTTWRVAAPTGFQPVTHSGAFHAVGSQALCTALDALFGADGWVRPRWWGRPLVTFPGSGRWELPAAGWHFDFMPASAKPRPVQYFAFLGEVPASGGGTLVLSGSHRLVARYLDDGKSFRMGAVRTALTEHPWLRELWAPSGPGNPDERIQRYLGNETTVDGVPLRVVELTGQPGDVVIMHSDTFHAAAPNRSSQPRMMLTEMIAPDAAQR, encoded by the coding sequence ATGGTGACGGAAGATCAGGCGGACGAGTTCCGTACCACCGGCCTGCTGCGGCTTCCCGGCGCCTTCCCACCCGCCGCTGCCGAGGCGATGCGCGAGCGGCTGTGGGAGTTCCTCGCCGAGCGAGACGTGATCGACCGCGACGCCCCCACGACGTGGCGCGTCGCGGCTCCGACCGGCTTCCAGCCCGTCACGCACTCAGGCGCCTTCCACGCCGTCGGCAGCCAGGCCCTCTGCACCGCGCTCGACGCCCTGTTCGGCGCCGACGGGTGGGTGCGTCCCCGATGGTGGGGCCGGCCGCTCGTGACGTTCCCCGGCAGCGGCCGATGGGAGCTGCCCGCAGCTGGATGGCACTTCGACTTCATGCCCGCCTCAGCCAAGCCGCGGCCCGTGCAGTACTTCGCGTTCCTTGGCGAAGTGCCGGCCAGCGGCGGTGGCACGCTCGTGCTCAGCGGCTCGCACCGCCTGGTGGCGCGGTACCTCGACGACGGCAAGTCGTTCCGCATGGGAGCGGTACGCACAGCGCTCACCGAGCATCCATGGCTGCGCGAACTCTGGGCACCTAGCGGCCCGGGTAACCCTGACGAGCGCATCCAGCGCTACCTGGGCAACGAGACCACCGTGGACGGCGTGCCCCTGCGCGTCGTAGAGCTGACCGGGCAACCGGGCGACGTCGTCATCATGCACAGCGACACCTTCCACGCGGCTGCACCCAATCGTTCCAGCCAGCCGCGGATGATGCTCACCGAGATGATCGCCCCCGACGCCGCCCAGCGCTGA
- a CDS encoding serine hydrolase domain-containing protein translates to MSIEVTREAAEWVVGALSGRAAPEEIATRFSPRLAARGEMARIFAGGKRFAAFREHGGEVDDVSALGRWSVRATVRTGADLWELDVAVDPESPHLIRSFEPRMAAPDAVAWTTIADGLRGQDRMESELPADAARRVHARLTQAVDASHIVGLVAGLAVDGALVHASYLGVSDLASMGRLDLHSVFGVGSVAKAVTALGVLHLAEQGLVELDAPIQSYVKTPTLTRADPEDPAPTVAQLLVHRGGLAKSLGRRLPPGSASLGEAVPQIPLAWSPGARAEYSNTGYLLLGELIQTVAGEPYAEFCSREVLARFGLSDAGWGASATVTGHQVVAAMVDAVAPEGAELPGSGGMTASAADLLTLTRHYASADDPLIQSALSLTTQAGPGVRFGAGIALLDRAEGTMLWRGGATSGFNCEILAALDGSAGVVILASKSPPEGLKEVASELAAELRRDRSS, encoded by the coding sequence ATGTCGATCGAGGTGACACGGGAAGCAGCCGAGTGGGTGGTGGGCGCTCTGAGCGGGCGGGCCGCGCCGGAGGAGATCGCCACGAGGTTCTCGCCGCGGCTGGCTGCGCGCGGCGAGATGGCGCGGATCTTCGCCGGTGGCAAGCGGTTCGCGGCGTTTCGGGAGCACGGCGGCGAGGTCGACGACGTCTCCGCGCTGGGCCGGTGGTCGGTCCGCGCGACCGTGCGCACCGGCGCCGACCTGTGGGAGCTCGACGTCGCGGTCGATCCGGAGTCCCCGCACCTGATCCGGAGCTTCGAGCCGCGGATGGCCGCGCCGGACGCGGTCGCGTGGACGACGATCGCGGACGGCCTGCGTGGGCAGGACCGGATGGAGTCCGAGCTGCCCGCGGACGCCGCGCGCCGCGTCCACGCGCGTCTGACCCAGGCTGTGGACGCGAGCCACATCGTCGGACTGGTGGCCGGATTGGCCGTCGACGGCGCCCTAGTGCACGCCTCGTATCTGGGTGTGTCAGACCTCGCATCCATGGGCCGGCTGGACCTGCACTCCGTGTTCGGCGTCGGATCGGTGGCCAAGGCCGTGACCGCGTTGGGCGTGCTGCACCTGGCCGAGCAGGGCCTCGTGGAGCTCGACGCACCGATCCAGTCCTACGTGAAAACGCCGACACTGACCCGCGCAGACCCCGAGGACCCGGCACCGACCGTGGCCCAGCTGCTGGTGCACCGCGGCGGCCTGGCCAAGTCCCTGGGCCGTCGGCTGCCGCCCGGTTCGGCGTCGCTCGGCGAAGCAGTCCCGCAAATCCCGCTGGCTTGGTCTCCGGGAGCGCGCGCGGAGTACTCCAACACCGGCTACCTGCTGCTCGGCGAACTCATCCAGACTGTCGCCGGCGAGCCCTACGCAGAGTTCTGCTCCCGGGAGGTCCTGGCCCGATTCGGCCTGTCAGACGCCGGATGGGGCGCATCCGCCACCGTGACGGGCCACCAGGTCGTGGCCGCGATGGTCGACGCCGTCGCACCCGAAGGGGCGGAGCTTCCCGGATCCGGCGGCATGACGGCCAGCGCCGCGGACCTGCTCACCCTGACCCGTCACTACGCCTCGGCGGACGACCCGCTGATCCAGAGCGCGCTGTCGCTGACCACGCAGGCCGGCCCCGGCGTCCGCTTCGGGGCCGGGATCGCTCTGCTGGACCGCGCCGAGGGCACGATGCTCTGGCGCGGCGGCGCCACCAGCGGCTTCAACTGCGAGATCCTGGCCGCGCTCGACGGCAGCGCCGGCGTCGTGATTCTGGCGTCCAAGTCGCCGCCCGAAGGCCTGAAGGAAGTGGCCTCCGAGCTGGCCGCCGAACTGCGTCGAGACCGGTCGTCGTAG
- a CDS encoding MMPL family transporter yields the protein MAHRRSPAAALGGWSATHRKTAVFGWLLFVILATVIGGAVGQSQLSNAQEGVGSSAQALQILQDAGLSDPASEMVLVHDGTQTADAAGFRQAVDQVISAVKATGQTDDLQNPYTAGLISKDRHYALIQFDMTGDASTAADRVQPVLDAVATVQTAHPGVQINEVGDASGNQWVNQTLGKDFKRAEWTAVPLAFGILLAAFAALIAALLPVLLAVTAFMGALGMLDLISHVVPQDSSSNSVMLLMGLAVGVDYCLFYLRRERQERASGRDAKQALSIAAATSGHSVLVSGATVMVAMAGMFLTGMHIFEGFALASILVVAIAMLGSVTVLPALLAMLGDRIDWGRRKSKRNRPVDPNGGRLWNATLAKVLDHPKGFAAAAAGFMLLLAIPAAGMHTQSLDINKLLPSSTPMVQTYNQISAEFPASPAPGMIVMQTPDPSAPAVTEAIAAFKAKAAADGALGSGPVQVTPYPAQHVVKILFPIAGQGADAQAVKSIDTVRSTVLPQTLGAVPHSKAALGGNLAFSTDFNDQLDHRILPVFLFVLGVTFLLMLLTFSSWTIATTAIVLNLLSTGAAYGVMVAVFQHGWGASLVGTHAVGALESWIPLFVFVVLFGLSMDYHVFVVSRIREAHERGLSTKDAVAHGLRATAGTITSAAAIMVAVFAVFGTLSMQDFKQLGVGLGVAILLDATVIRVLLLPTVMTLLGERNWRRSARHVEPQPTEKISVLR from the coding sequence ATGGCGCACAGACGGAGCCCGGCGGCTGCGCTCGGCGGCTGGAGCGCGACGCATCGGAAGACAGCCGTGTTCGGCTGGTTGCTGTTCGTGATACTCGCCACGGTGATCGGCGGCGCGGTCGGCCAGAGCCAGCTCAGCAACGCGCAGGAGGGGGTGGGCAGCTCCGCGCAGGCACTGCAGATCCTGCAGGACGCGGGGCTCTCGGACCCCGCCTCCGAGATGGTGCTGGTGCACGACGGCACGCAAACCGCCGACGCGGCCGGCTTCCGGCAGGCCGTCGACCAGGTGATCTCCGCCGTCAAGGCCACCGGGCAGACCGACGACCTGCAGAACCCTTACACCGCGGGCCTGATCTCGAAGGACCGGCACTACGCGCTGATCCAGTTCGACATGACCGGTGACGCCTCGACGGCGGCCGACCGGGTCCAACCCGTGCTCGACGCCGTCGCGACGGTCCAGACGGCGCATCCGGGCGTGCAGATCAACGAGGTCGGCGACGCTTCCGGGAACCAGTGGGTGAACCAGACGCTGGGCAAGGACTTCAAGCGCGCCGAGTGGACCGCGGTGCCGCTGGCCTTCGGCATCCTGCTGGCCGCCTTCGCCGCGTTGATCGCGGCGCTGCTGCCGGTGCTGCTCGCGGTCACCGCGTTCATGGGCGCGCTCGGCATGCTCGACCTGATCTCGCATGTGGTCCCGCAGGACTCCTCCTCGAACTCCGTGATGCTGCTGATGGGCCTCGCGGTCGGCGTCGACTACTGCCTGTTCTATCTGCGCAGGGAGCGGCAGGAGCGGGCGAGCGGGCGCGACGCGAAGCAGGCGCTGAGCATCGCGGCCGCCACCTCCGGCCACTCGGTGCTGGTCTCCGGGGCGACCGTGATGGTCGCGATGGCGGGCATGTTCCTCACCGGGATGCACATCTTCGAGGGCTTCGCGCTGGCCTCGATCCTCGTCGTCGCGATCGCCATGCTCGGCTCGGTCACCGTGCTGCCCGCGCTGCTCGCCATGCTCGGCGACCGGATCGACTGGGGCCGGCGCAAGTCGAAGCGAAACCGCCCGGTCGACCCGAACGGTGGCCGGCTGTGGAACGCCACGCTCGCCAAGGTGCTCGACCACCCCAAGGGCTTCGCCGCGGCCGCGGCCGGCTTCATGCTCCTGCTCGCGATCCCGGCAGCCGGTATGCACACCCAGTCGCTGGACATCAACAAATTGCTTCCTTCGAGCACGCCGATGGTCCAGACCTACAACCAGATCAGCGCCGAGTTCCCGGCCAGCCCGGCGCCCGGCATGATCGTGATGCAGACCCCTGATCCGTCGGCTCCGGCCGTGACCGAGGCGATCGCCGCGTTCAAGGCCAAGGCGGCCGCGGACGGCGCGCTCGGCAGCGGCCCGGTCCAGGTCACGCCGTACCCGGCGCAGCACGTCGTGAAGATCCTCTTCCCGATCGCCGGCCAGGGCGCCGACGCGCAGGCGGTGAAATCGATCGACACCGTGCGCAGCACCGTGCTGCCCCAGACGCTCGGGGCGGTCCCGCACAGCAAGGCGGCGCTCGGCGGCAACCTCGCCTTCAGCACCGACTTCAACGACCAGCTCGACCACCGGATCCTGCCGGTCTTCCTGTTCGTGCTCGGCGTGACTTTCCTGCTGATGCTGCTGACCTTCAGCAGCTGGACGATCGCGACCACCGCGATCGTGCTCAACCTGCTCTCCACCGGCGCCGCGTACGGCGTGATGGTGGCGGTCTTCCAACACGGTTGGGGCGCGAGCCTGGTGGGCACACATGCAGTCGGTGCGCTCGAGTCGTGGATCCCGCTGTTCGTGTTCGTGGTCTTGTTCGGCCTCAGCATGGACTACCACGTGTTCGTCGTCTCCCGGATCCGCGAGGCGCACGAGCGCGGCCTGAGCACGAAGGACGCCGTCGCCCACGGCCTGCGGGCCACCGCCGGCACGATCACCAGCGCGGCGGCCATCATGGTGGCGGTCTTCGCGGTCTTCGGCACGCTGAGCATGCAGGACTTCAAACAGCTCGGCGTAGGCCTCGGCGTCGCGATCCTGCTCGACGCGACCGTCATCAGGGTCCTGCTCCTGCCCACGGTGATGACGCTGCTCGGCGAGCGCAACTGGCGCCGCTCGGCCCGCCACGTCGAACCGCAGCCGACGGAGAAAATCAGCGTCCTGCGCTAG
- a CDS encoding ROK family transcriptional regulator encodes MADPRGPRSSSTLLERIVLDAFDGYAALTRPQLVESTGLSRPTVTALVATLVARGELTESELAAPNGSRGRPSMSYRRTAMAAPIALVRLAHRMPTRVSLVGPDGPITEVDTGVGWTQPWDIWAPAVREALDLLESAHPLRARHVVLAAPFPVEDGRGAPPASPQARQRPAGTAPARATVMPNLPEWIVRDPRPAVGGLLERPVSMVNDANLAALGEARRGAARDAKIAVHLLIRHGIGAGIVINGMTIEGARGMAGEIGHVQVVDDGPYCFCGNRGCLVTQSFDPFKIEALTSRYGHEPSFDDLEDLIENGDAVALRFFSDLGVLLAKTIASTIVLLDPDTLVIDAELKHTATPLITGLRTELARSCPPRVAEELAIVRGELPDAIAYGALATADEEASEAPARNPSL; translated from the coding sequence ATGGCCGACCCCCGCGGACCCCGCTCCTCGAGCACCCTGCTCGAACGCATCGTGCTCGACGCCTTCGACGGCTACGCCGCGCTCACCCGGCCCCAACTCGTCGAGTCCACCGGCCTGTCCCGCCCCACCGTCACCGCGCTCGTCGCGACCCTCGTCGCACGCGGCGAACTGACCGAGTCGGAACTCGCGGCGCCGAACGGTTCCCGCGGCCGCCCGTCCATGAGCTATCGGCGGACCGCGATGGCCGCGCCGATCGCCCTCGTCCGCCTCGCGCACCGCATGCCCACCCGCGTCAGCCTCGTCGGCCCGGACGGCCCGATCACCGAGGTCGACACCGGCGTCGGCTGGACGCAGCCGTGGGACATCTGGGCGCCTGCCGTCCGCGAAGCCCTCGACCTGCTCGAATCAGCGCACCCGCTCCGCGCTCGCCACGTCGTGCTCGCGGCACCCTTCCCGGTCGAGGACGGGCGCGGCGCCCCACCGGCCAGCCCCCAGGCCCGCCAGCGTCCGGCCGGCACCGCGCCCGCGCGCGCCACGGTCATGCCGAATCTGCCGGAGTGGATCGTGCGCGACCCGAGGCCCGCCGTCGGCGGATTGTTGGAACGACCCGTCAGCATGGTCAACGACGCGAACCTCGCCGCCCTCGGCGAAGCGCGCCGCGGCGCCGCCCGGGACGCGAAGATCGCCGTCCACCTACTCATCCGCCACGGCATCGGGGCCGGCATCGTCATCAACGGCATGACGATCGAGGGCGCGCGCGGCATGGCCGGCGAGATAGGCCACGTCCAGGTCGTCGACGACGGCCCCTACTGCTTCTGCGGCAACCGCGGCTGCCTGGTCACCCAGAGCTTCGATCCGTTCAAGATCGAAGCCCTCACCAGCCGCTACGGACACGAGCCGAGCTTCGACGACCTCGAAGACCTCATCGAGAACGGCGACGCCGTCGCTCTACGCTTCTTCTCCGACCTCGGCGTCCTGCTCGCCAAGACCATCGCCTCGACGATCGTGCTGCTCGACCCCGACACCCTCGTCATCGACGCCGAACTCAAGCACACCGCCACACCCCTGATCACCGGCCTGCGCACCGAACTCGCGCGCAGCTGCCCGCCACGCGTGGCCGAAGAGCTCGCCATCGTCCGAGGCGAACTCCCCGACGCCATCGCCTACGGCGCCCTGGCGACCGCCGACGAAGAGGCGTCGGAGGCTCCGGCGAGAAACCCAAGTCTCTGA